One part of the Arvicanthis niloticus isolate mArvNil1 chromosome 15, mArvNil1.pat.X, whole genome shotgun sequence genome encodes these proteins:
- the LOC117720785 gene encoding uncharacterized protein LOC117720785 produces MTELVSSRGGSPTGDGEEGLGDDQGLVIHHPAEEQSHRCPLCGQTFSQQPSLVRHQKAHVGAGRAAAFVCPECGKAFSVKHNLEVHQRTHTGERPFPCPECGRCFSLKQNLLTHQRIHSGEKPHQCAQCGRCFREPRFLLNHQRIHARMPTPHPRRPGVFGERRPYFCPRCGKSFAREGSLKTHQRSHGHGPESQAAHLSRVL; encoded by the coding sequence ATGACAGAGCTGGTGTCCTCCAGGGGAGGGTCCCCTACAGGGGAcggggaggagggtctgggggaCGATCAAGGCCTGGTTATCCACCACCCCGCGGAGGAACAGTCCCACCGCTGCCCACTGTGCGGGCAGACCTTCTCCCAGCAGCCCAGCCTGGTGAGGCACCAGAAGGCGCACGTGGGGGCTGGCCGAGCAGCCGCCTTCGTGTGTCCCGAGTGCGGCAAGGCCTTCAGCGTCAAACACAACCTGGAGGTGCACCAGCGCACGCACACCGGCGAGCGGCCCTTCCCCTGCCCCGAGTGCGGCCGCTGCTTCAGCCTCAAGCAGAACCTGCTCACGCACCAGCGCATCCACAGCGGCGAGAAGCCGCATCAGTGCGCGCAGTGCGGTCGCTGCTTCCGTGAGCCGCGCTTCCTGCTCAACCACCAGCGCATCCACGCGCGCATGCCCACGCCGCACCCGCGCCGTCCTGGCGTCTTCGGGGAGCGGCGACCCTATTTCTGCCCTCGCTGCGGCAAGAGCTTCGCGCGTGAGGGCTCGCTCAAAACCCACCAGCGCAGCCATGGCCACGGGCCTGAGAGCCAAGCTGCCCATTTGAGCCGCGTGCTATGA